From the genome of Phyllostomus discolor isolate MPI-MPIP mPhyDis1 chromosome 12, mPhyDis1.pri.v3, whole genome shotgun sequence, one region includes:
- the CMTR2 gene encoding cap-specific mRNA (nucleoside-2'-O-)-methyltransferase 2, whose product MSKCRKPPLGSSSETFSPDVVAAIFELFAKNFSYGKPLNNEWQLPDPSEMFTCDHMEFNVFLDLKNSLNEVKNQLSDKKLDEWHEHTAFTNKAGKIISHVRKYVNAELCTQAWCKFHEILCSFPIIPQEAFQNRKLNSLHLCEAPGAFIASLNHYLKSHPFPCDWNWVANTLNPYHEANDNLMMIMDDRLIANTLHCWYFGPDNTGDIMTLKYLTGLQDFVSNMGTIHLITADGSFDCQGNPGEQEALVSSLHYCEVVTALMTLGNGGSFVLKMFTLFEHCSINLMYLLNCSFDQVHVFKPATSKAGNSEVYVVCLHYKGKEVIHPLLSKMMLNFGTEMTRKALFPHHVIPESFLKRHEECCVFFHKYQLETISENIRLFECMEKEEQARLNKLRDCAVQHFMEKYQLKPLSRNNWLVKKSNIGCSTNTKWFGQRNRYFKTYNERKMLETLSWKDKVAQGYFNSWAEEHASYHPGKSSLLEGTASNLECHLWHILEGKRLPKVKCSPFCDGEILKALNEAIEKSLGGALDSDFKFRPKQHCSCHVFSEELIISELFSLTKCLQDEQFVQPSNQKKCLLVGFPALSDNKMHIPLEVQLLESVELMTFTCSLLHDGDPTYQQLFLDCLLHSLQQLNTGDVMILPVLSCFTRFMAGLILVLHSCFKFITFSCPTSSAPLRTCAVLLCVGYKDLPNAVFQYLQNVNEMLSVLLNSDAPQQVLQFVPMGLLLKGALLDFLWDLNAAIAKRHLHLIIQREREEIINSL is encoded by the coding sequence ATGAGTAAGTGCAGAAAGCCACCACTGGGTTCAAGTTCTGAGACATTCAGCCCAGATGTTGTTGCTGCCATTTTTGAACTCTTTGCCAAGAACTTTTCTTATGGCAAGCCACTTAATAATGAGTGGCAGTTACCAGATCCCAGTGAGATGTTCACCTGTGACCACATGGAATTTAATGTATTTCTTGATTTGAAGAACTCcctaaatgaagtaaaaaaccAACTGAGTGATAAGAAACTGGATGAGTGGCATGAGCACACTGCTTTCActaataaagctggaaaaataatttctcatgTGAGAAAATATGTGAATGCTGAACTTTGTACTCAAGCATGGTGTAAGTTTCATGAAATTTTGTGCAGCTTTCCAATTATTCCACAGGAAGCTTTTCAGAATAGAAAACTGAATTCTCTACACCTTTGTGAAGCTCCTGGAGCTTTTATAGCAAGTCTCAATCATTACTTGAAATCCCATCCATTCCCTTGTGATTGGAACTGGGTGGCTAATACCCTGAATCCATACCATGAAGCAAATGACAATCTGATGATGATCATGGATGACCGACTTATTGCGAATACCTTGCATTGTTGGTACTTTGGTCCAGATAACACTGGTGATATCATGACCTTGAAATATCTGACTGGACTTCAGGATTTCGTAAGCAACATGGGTACTATTCATTTGATCACTGCTGATGGGAGTTTTGATTGCCAAGGAAATCCTGGTGAACAAGAAGCTTTAGTCTCTTCTTTGCACTACTGTGAAGTAGTCACTGCTCTGATGACTCTTGGAAATGGTGGCTCTTTTGTTCTGAAGATGTTTACGTTATTTGAACATTGTTCCATAAACCTGATGTACCTGCTAAACTGTTCCTTTGACCAAGTCCATGTTTTTAAACCTGCTACAAGCAAGGCAGGAAACTCAGAAGTCTATGTGGTGTGTCTCCACTATAAGGGGAAAGAGGTAATCCATCCTTTGTTATCTAAGATGATGCTGAATTTTGGGACTGAAATGACCAGGAAAGCTCTTTTTCCTCACCATGTGATTCCTGaatcttttcttaaaagacaTGAAGAATGTTGTGTGTTCTTTCATAAATACCAGCTAGAGACTATTTCCGAGAACATTCGTTTGTTTGAGTGcatggaaaaagaagaacaagcaAGGCTGAATAAATTAAGAGACTGTGCTGTTCAACATTTCATGGAAAAGTACCAATTGAAGCCTCTTTCCAGAAATAATTGGCTagtaaaaaaatctaatattGGTTGTAGTACAAATACAAAATGGTTTGGGCAGAGgaacagatattttaaaacctataatgaaaggaaaatgctAGAAACCCTTTCATGGAAGGATAAGGTGGCCCAAGGATACTTTAATAGTTGGGCTGAGGAACATGCTTCATATCATCCTGGGAAAAGCTCTCTTTTAGAAGGGACAGCCTCCAATCTTGAATGTCATTTATGGCatattttagagggaaagagaCTGCCAAAAGTAAAGTGTTCTCCCTTTTGTGATGGTGAAATTTTAAAGGCTCTTAATGAAGCAATTGAAAAGTCATTAGGAGGAGCCTTGGATTCGGATTTCAAGTTTAGACCAAAACAGCATTGTTCTTGTCATGTTTTTTCTGAAGAACTGATAATTTCTGAGTTGTTTAGCCTTACCAAGTGCCTTCAAGATGAACAGTTTGTACAACCCAGCAACCAAAAAAAGTGCCTGCTTGTAggttttcctgctctttctgatAACAAAATGCATATACCATTGGAAGTTCAACTCCTTGAATCAGTCGAACTCATGACTTTTACCTGTTCATTGCTTCATGATGGAGACCCAACTTACCAGCAGTTATTTTTGGACTGCCTTCTACATTCATTACAGCAACTTAATACAGGCGATGTTATGATTTTGCCTGTACTTTCTTGTTTTACAAGGTTTATGGCTGGTTTGATCCTTGTACTCCACAGCTGTTTTAAATTCATTACGTTTTCTTGTCCCACATCATCTGCACCCCTGAGGACCTGTGCAGTCCTGCTATGTGTCGGTTACAAGGACCTTCCAAATGCAGTTTTCCAGTATCTGCAGAATGTGAATGAAATGTTGAGTGTTTTGCTTAACAGTGATGCACCCCAGCAAGTGTTACAGTTTGTGCCAATGGGACTGCTCCTTAAGGGGGCACTACTTGATTTTTTGTGGGATTTGAATGCTGCCATTGCTAAAAGGCATTTGCATTTGATTATTCAAcgagagagagaagaaatcatCAACAGCCTTTAG